A region from the Rhodamnia argentea isolate NSW1041297 chromosome 7, ASM2092103v1, whole genome shotgun sequence genome encodes:
- the LOC125315840 gene encoding auxin-responsive protein SAUR32-like encodes MMSVNGYRRHHASFHLHLPHIHLHHHQHQHEREEGETLKAVPRGCLAISVGQGEEPRRFVIPVAYVNHPRFVDLLREAEDEYGFNQEGPINIPCHVDEFRNVQDSIGRDASKSHGRCFGPS; translated from the coding sequence ATGATGAGCGTCAACGGGTATCGCCGCCACCACGCAAGCTTTCATCTCCACTTGCCCCACAttcacctccaccaccaccaacaccaACACGAGAGGGAGGAGGGAGAAACCTTGAAGGCGGTGCCGAGAGGGTGCTTGGCCATATCCGTGGGGCAAGGCGAGGAGCCGCGGCGGTTCGTGATCCCGGTGGCTTACGTGAACCACCCGCGGTTCGTGGACTTGCTGAGAGAGGCGGAGGACGAGTACGGGTTCAACCAGGAGGGGCCCATCAACATCCCTTGCCACGTCGATGAGTTCCGCAACGTGCAGGACTCGATCGGCAGGGACGCGAGCAAGAGCCACGGGCGGTGCTTCGGACCTTCTTGA